Proteins found in one Gigantopelta aegis isolate Gae_Host chromosome 12, Gae_host_genome, whole genome shotgun sequence genomic segment:
- the LOC121386838 gene encoding uncharacterized protein LOC121386838: protein MWENLFLHKLDKFNGYVSTLEEALDVIKHFEITTTSKFALCKQSEKFGCTEDLTAKNHRVVWSDTQDVAGTRLVFDGCPYMVLGKRRLECQNGPNRHKKRKEKQEAEKVLKTFPRSQYITHFELHRNILGIVAFNNMFYFVRTIYTVKHRYLDVEGTGPTCSRYR, encoded by the exons ATGTGGGAAAATTTATTTCTACATAAATTAGATAAGTTTAATGGATATGTTTCGACATTAGAAGAGGCTCTAGACGTTATAAAACACTTTGAAATCACCACAACATCGAAATTTGCATTGTGCAAGCAATCGGAGAAGTTTGGATGCACTGAAG atCTGACGGCAAAGAATCATCGTGTTGTTTGGTCAGACACCCAGGATGTTGCTGGGACAAGACTGGTGTTTGATGGGTGCCCCTACATGGTGTTAGGGAAAAGAAGACTTGAATGCCAAAATGGCCCCAACAGGCACAAAAAACGCAAAGAGAAACAAGAGGCAGAGAAGGTGTTAAAAACGTTTCCTCGTTCTCAGTATATAACTCACTTTGAGCTTCATAGAAATATTCTCGGAATTGTTGCATTTAACAATATGTTTTACTTTGTTAGaactatatatacagtcaaacatcGTTATCTCGATGTTGAAGGGACTGGACCAACATGCTCGAGATATCGGTAG
- the LOC121386837 gene encoding uncharacterized protein LOC121386837: protein CLKYNGGFIFCFIQIGGVLQPVDEVIRLKIRELVLEGVTSVQETKRHLDIFVAKDLFLNKIKPKKNNRRFYPHINDIRNHMYLATMELRHSKIDQNDLEAKIQIWKDHNPDDHYFFRPCVGSYTSQFEQTNVEVDNIFDNIAAKNNDHSNNLLFVHQTHWQQHLLNKYGNEICLLDATYKTMRYALPLFFVCVKTNVDYKVVGTFICQCEDSFSIKEALHILKSWNSKWSPSYFMTDYSEAEINAIESVFQGCHVYLCDFHREQAWERWARTVSHGVSGNREDIRSKLRRIARASLVSEYETAVCDLKLSKVWKSNKQLQNWFERNWLNQSKRWVWCFRKTRFNVMLNTNNGVERQNRSLKHEYLSSQER from the exons TGTCTCAAATACAATGGaggttttatattttgttttattcagatTGGTGGTGTTCTACAGCCGGTGGATGAGGTCATACGCCTAAAGATAAGAGAACTGGTATTAGAGGGTGTAACATCAGTCCAAGAAACCAAACGACATTTAGatatatttgttgcaaaagacCTGTTTCTCAACaaaattaaaccaaaaaaaaacaaccgcAGATTTTACCCACATATTAATGACATAAGGAACCATATGTATTTAGCTACAATGGAATTAAGACATTCCAAAATTGATCAAAATGATTTGGAGGCAAAGATACAGATTTGGAAAGATCATAATCCAGATGATCATTACTTTTTTAGACCCTGTGTGGGCAGTTATACTTCACAATTTGAGCAAACCAATGTTgaagttgataacatctttgaTAACATTGCTGCTAAAAATAATGATCATAGCAACAATTTATTGTTTGTTCACCAAACCCACTGGCAGCAGCATCTGTTGAATAAATACGGCAATGAAATTTGTTTATTGGATGCCACATACAAAACCATGCGTTATGCACTGCctcttttttttgtctgtgTGAAAACCAATGTTGATTACAAGGTTGTTGGCACATTCATATGCCAATGTGAAGACAGTTTTTCAATCAAGGAGGCTTTGCACATCTTAAAGTCGTGGAACAGCAAGTGGTCACCATCATATTTCATGACGGATTACAGTGAGGCAGAAATCAATGCTATAGAATCAGTGTTTCAGG gCTGTCACGTTTACCTGTGTGATTTCCATAGAGAGCAAGCTTGGGAACGTTGGGCAAGAACTGTCAGTCATGGGGTCAGTGGAAACCGCGAAGACATACGGTCTAAACTGAGACGGATAGCCAGAGCATCATTAGTTTCAGAATACGAGACGGCTGTTTGTGACTTGAAATTGAGTAAAGTTTGGAAAAGTAACAAGCAACTTCAAAACTGGTTTGAAAGAAATTGGCTGAACCAAAGCAAG CGTTGGGTTTGGTGTTTCCGCAAGACAAGGTTCAATGTAATGCTGAACACGAACAATGGAGTGGAAAGGCAAAACCGTTCACTGAAGCATGAGTATTTGTCATCTCAAGAGAGATAA
- the LOC121386058 gene encoding uncharacterized protein LOC121386058, with product MSVPQLASADSQNDLVKRSLAMAMISDRYPEESWIHAYTDGSSTNAVANGGAGIFIKLPSRNTLTAKVPTGTHSSNYNAETHALIQAATMIKDAKEDCQQVVFLTDALSVLQALQGEKLPHLNEAMQEVAKERRVALQWIPAHCGIPGNEEADRLAKLGANHVQPSNNISFSEKKTLIKAANRSRTEQDDYHLLSRLEQVTLLRLRTGHNRLNTHMFRKFKLAATPTCSCGLEDQTAEHILQACPIHQDLRQAEWPIETAIHTKLYGKRGELEKTAHFILQTGLLV from the coding sequence ATGTCTGTCCCACAGTTGGCTTCAGCAGACTCCCAAAACGACCTGGTCAAACGGTCACTGGCAATGGCTATGATCAGTGACCGGTACCCAGAAGAATCTTGGATCCATGCATACACTGATGGTTCGTCAACAAATGCTGTGGCCAATGGAGGGGCAGGCATATTTATCAAGCTCCCTTCAAGAAATACCCTAACTGCAAAAGTACCAACCGGCACCCACAGTTCCAACTACAATGCAGAAACCCATGCACTTATTCAGGCTGCTACAATGATCAAGGATGCAAAAGAAGACTGTCAACAAGTTGTCTTCCTCACAGATGCTCTCTCAGTCCTACAAGCCTTGCAAGGGGAAAAACTTCCTCACCTGAATGAAGCCATGCAAGAGGTAGCAAAGGAAAGACGAGTAGCTCTACAGTGGATCCCAGCACATTGTGGGATTCCAGGAAATGAGGAAGCAGACAGGCTAGCCAAGCTAGGAGCTAATCATGTACAGCCCAGCAACAACATTAGCTTCTCAGAGAAGAAAACCTTGATAAAGGCAGCCAACAGATCCAGGACAGAACAAGATGATTACCACCTTCTCAGTCGCTTGGAACAAGTAACTCTGTTGAGACTCCGGACAGGCCACAACCGACTGAATACTCACATGTTCAGAAAGTTTAAACTTGCAGCAACACCAACCTGCAGTTGTGGCCTGGAAGACCAAACAGCAGAACACATCTTACAGGCGTGTCCAATTCATCAAGACCTGAGACAAGCTGAGTGGCCAATCGAAACTGCCATACACACCAAACTCTATGGAAAGAGAGGCGAACTGGAAAAAACAGCTCATTTTATCTTACAGACTGGACTATTGGTCTAA